The Caulifigura coniformis genome includes a region encoding these proteins:
- a CDS encoding TraR/DksA family transcriptional regulator — protein sequence MARKDALKRLYNQLVSQRAALRQSLSEEIGLTGESAAGSSDPVDAAYDDSERELNSQLAALEGRELVRIEAALTAMREGRYGVCEGCGKAIPIARLQVLPYTSSCVDCQRTVEGRRRAGQADADWESAWEHGARQRDQELSVRELDMQ from the coding sequence GTGGCTCGAAAAGATGCCCTCAAAAGGCTTTACAACCAGCTGGTCTCGCAGCGAGCGGCGCTTCGCCAGTCGTTATCCGAGGAAATCGGGCTGACGGGCGAGTCGGCGGCAGGGTCGAGCGATCCCGTGGACGCGGCCTACGACGACTCGGAGCGGGAGTTGAACTCGCAACTGGCTGCCCTGGAAGGCCGGGAACTGGTGCGGATCGAAGCCGCGTTGACGGCGATGCGCGAGGGGCGTTACGGGGTCTGCGAAGGCTGCGGGAAGGCGATTCCCATTGCACGGTTGCAGGTGTTGCCATACACGTCATCTTGCGTGGACTGCCAGCGGACCGTCGAAGGACGCCGCCGGGCGGGCCAGGCCGATGCGGATTGGGAATCCGCCTGGGAGCATGGGGCCCGTCAACGGGACCAGGAACTCTCCGTTCGCGAACTGGACATGCAATAG
- a CDS encoding trypsin-like peptidase domain-containing protein, producing the protein MSLQTRFLRPEFFVAAWLTCTASLHAAPDAPTPPTVRATLQEAGRELAKIAEQVSPAVVHIQSDRGRTEETGSGVLMRSPSYGGVFVVTNRHVVTQTPMKQISIRLEDGRSINPESVLEDRFTDLAVLKVTIDPPGVGEWADSDNLQIGHFVLAVGSPFGLSQSVTMGIISAKSRRALSLGAEDILNQDFLQTDAAINPGNSGGPLIDLDGRVVGINTAIASQGGGNEGIGFSIPSNLVKFVVEELLTKGVVRRGYLGVRLDDAFDSKAAQKYGLDRLRGARVVEIYSGTPAEAAGVVENDIVLSFNGEDVEDENHLINRVSLTPLDTVVSMVVLRKGRQVPLQVKLKERPPRRTTSQVAPRVGKSVLPAGLETVAVTEGLSVQAGMSGRRGALVLSVPDRLQGTLNLYDIITEAGRQPVASPGDLQAALERHSSSPLLLKVLRNDGGRTVERLVVLPR; encoded by the coding sequence ATGTCGTTGCAGACCCGATTTCTGAGGCCGGAGTTCTTTGTCGCGGCCTGGCTGACGTGCACCGCGTCGCTCCATGCAGCTCCTGACGCGCCGACACCTCCGACTGTCCGGGCGACGCTTCAAGAAGCGGGGCGGGAGCTGGCGAAGATCGCCGAGCAGGTGAGTCCTGCCGTCGTGCATATCCAGTCGGACCGCGGACGGACGGAAGAGACTGGCTCGGGCGTTCTGATGCGGAGCCCGTCGTATGGCGGTGTCTTCGTCGTGACGAACCGACACGTCGTCACCCAGACGCCGATGAAACAGATCTCCATCCGGCTGGAGGACGGCCGGAGCATCAATCCGGAATCGGTTCTCGAAGACCGATTCACCGACCTCGCGGTGCTGAAAGTGACGATCGATCCGCCGGGGGTTGGCGAATGGGCGGATAGCGACAACCTGCAGATCGGGCATTTCGTGCTGGCTGTCGGCAGTCCGTTTGGACTGAGCCAGTCGGTGACGATGGGAATCATCAGCGCCAAATCGCGGCGGGCTCTTTCACTCGGCGCCGAAGACATCCTCAACCAGGACTTTCTGCAGACGGATGCGGCGATCAACCCGGGCAACAGCGGCGGGCCACTGATCGATCTCGATGGCCGGGTGGTCGGCATCAATACGGCGATTGCGTCGCAGGGGGGCGGGAATGAAGGGATCGGATTCAGCATTCCGTCCAACCTGGTGAAGTTCGTCGTGGAGGAACTGCTGACGAAAGGCGTCGTGCGGCGGGGCTACCTGGGCGTGCGGCTGGATGACGCGTTCGATTCGAAGGCCGCTCAGAAGTACGGTCTCGACCGGCTCCGCGGGGCTCGAGTTGTGGAGATCTACAGCGGCACGCCGGCCGAGGCGGCTGGAGTGGTCGAGAATGACATCGTGTTGAGCTTCAATGGTGAAGACGTGGAGGATGAAAACCATCTCATCAACCGCGTGAGCCTGACCCCACTCGACACTGTGGTGTCGATGGTCGTGCTGCGGAAGGGACGCCAGGTGCCGCTGCAGGTGAAGCTGAAGGAGCGTCCTCCGCGGCGGACGACGAGCCAGGTCGCGCCGCGCGTCGGGAAATCCGTGTTGCCGGCGGGGCTCGAGACGGTTGCCGTGACGGAGGGACTATCGGTGCAGGCCGGGATGTCTGGTCGTCGCGGAGCTCTGGTGCTGAGCGTTCCGGACCGGCTCCAGGGAACGCTGAATCTGTACGACATCATCACTGAAGCGGGCCGGCAGCCCGTCGCCAGCCCGGGTGACCTGCAGGCCGCCCTGGAGCGACATTCGTCGTCGCCGCTGTTGCTGAAGGTGCTGCGGAATGACGGGGGCCGAACCGTGGAGCGGCTGGTCGTGTTGCCACGCTGA
- a CDS encoding HD family phosphohydrolase, whose protein sequence is MTMRPRETSWSRFVGWIQDRSVVIRLGLAFLALLLLLLVLKAWQSPFTHRLGNYSSDGIAAKIGFNRIDEEATNVARRAAEQAVPLIFNNSTEDLLRLPDRLRAALGEISQTDTLENLPAATRADFGLGPVDTREPMKRAAQEIYKTDVPQRRFTALKEAVAGMGTGDKSRIDDMVADFSKFISPLTDNGLLNHRSYKNLQGNLEELEPDRKLMSVDVQTGVATEVLVPKVCLADQLNEAGDLGGKWLSYPSLTKSIQGALSHWLMCQAKPTLEFDQAATKLAQAKARDQVANVYQRFLAGDLIVRPGEFIDEKRLQILNDEYQAFEKTVGIGARLLRLSVVFLMMGILASLNAYYIIHNEPRIVRSLWRLTVFLTAIVATAALARPMSYDPWRAEIIPLLVTVMVLAVAYNQVIATLAAFSISLALTFSTTGQFGHFILLISTCAAAVIPVSRVGSRSTLIKVSLVAAVTHFIVSTGVGIVQSQSLSDVLQDQALLRQSITGAVWCVFAGYFVAGSLPFIEQLFGVVTDISLLELSDPSHPLLQELVRRAPGTYNHSISVASIAETAAEAIGANGLLVRVGAYFHDIGKMLKPQYFIENIAAGSESRHQQLAPAMSTLIIIGHVKDGVDLAEEHNLPQPLIDFIEQHHGTTLVEYFFHEATKLAENKPDHRTDAEESSFRYPGPKPQTREAGVLMLADAVEGASRTLTDPTPKRIETLVHNITLKRLLDGQFDESSLKLSEIRTVEASLVKSLIAIYHGRIRYPEARTA, encoded by the coding sequence ATGACGATGCGCCCCCGGGAGACGTCCTGGAGCCGCTTCGTAGGCTGGATTCAGGATCGCAGCGTGGTGATCCGGCTGGGACTGGCGTTCCTGGCGCTGCTGCTGTTGCTGCTGGTTCTGAAGGCGTGGCAGTCGCCGTTTACACATCGCCTGGGCAATTACTCGTCCGATGGCATCGCCGCCAAGATCGGATTCAACCGGATCGATGAAGAGGCGACGAACGTCGCACGCCGTGCGGCCGAGCAGGCCGTTCCGCTGATTTTCAACAACTCGACCGAAGATCTTCTGCGGCTTCCCGATCGCCTCCGGGCTGCACTCGGTGAAATCTCCCAGACCGATACGCTGGAGAACCTGCCGGCAGCGACCCGTGCGGATTTCGGGCTGGGGCCCGTGGACACCCGCGAACCGATGAAGCGGGCGGCGCAGGAGATCTACAAGACGGACGTACCGCAGCGGCGATTCACCGCGCTGAAGGAAGCCGTCGCCGGGATGGGGACAGGCGACAAGAGCCGGATCGACGACATGGTCGCCGACTTTTCGAAGTTCATCTCGCCGCTGACGGACAATGGCCTGTTGAATCACCGGTCGTACAAGAACCTCCAGGGGAACCTGGAGGAACTGGAACCGGATCGGAAGCTGATGTCGGTCGACGTCCAGACGGGCGTGGCGACGGAAGTGCTGGTTCCGAAGGTCTGCCTGGCTGACCAGTTGAACGAGGCGGGCGACCTGGGTGGGAAGTGGCTGTCGTATCCCAGCCTGACCAAGTCAATCCAGGGGGCCCTGAGTCACTGGCTGATGTGCCAGGCGAAGCCGACGCTGGAGTTCGACCAGGCGGCGACGAAGCTCGCCCAGGCGAAGGCGCGCGACCAGGTGGCGAACGTTTACCAGCGGTTCCTGGCGGGCGACCTGATCGTGCGGCCAGGCGAATTCATCGACGAGAAGCGACTCCAGATCCTGAACGACGAATACCAAGCGTTCGAGAAGACGGTCGGGATCGGGGCGAGGCTGCTGAGGCTGTCGGTCGTCTTTCTGATGATGGGCATTCTCGCGTCGCTCAACGCGTATTACATCATTCACAACGAGCCGCGGATCGTCCGGAGCCTGTGGCGGCTGACGGTGTTCCTGACGGCCATCGTGGCGACGGCTGCGCTCGCCCGGCCGATGTCGTATGACCCGTGGCGGGCGGAGATCATTCCGCTGCTGGTGACGGTGATGGTGCTGGCAGTCGCCTATAACCAGGTGATCGCGACACTGGCGGCCTTCTCGATCTCGCTGGCGCTGACTTTTTCGACGACGGGGCAGTTCGGACATTTCATCCTGCTGATCAGCACCTGCGCGGCGGCTGTGATTCCGGTTTCGCGCGTCGGCTCGCGGTCGACGCTGATCAAGGTGAGCCTCGTGGCGGCCGTGACGCACTTCATCGTGAGCACGGGGGTCGGGATCGTTCAGTCGCAGTCGCTCAGCGACGTCCTGCAGGACCAGGCGCTCCTGCGTCAGAGCATCACGGGCGCGGTCTGGTGCGTGTTCGCCGGGTACTTCGTCGCGGGAAGTCTGCCGTTCATCGAGCAACTGTTCGGAGTGGTCACCGACATCAGCCTGCTGGAGCTGAGCGATCCGTCGCATCCGCTGCTGCAGGAGCTCGTTCGCCGGGCCCCGGGGACGTACAACCATTCGATCTCGGTGGCGAGCATTGCGGAGACGGCTGCGGAAGCGATCGGGGCGAACGGCCTGCTGGTGCGGGTGGGGGCGTACTTCCACGACATCGGCAAGATGCTGAAACCACAGTACTTCATCGAGAACATCGCGGCGGGGAGCGAAAGCCGTCACCAGCAGCTCGCTCCGGCTATGAGCACGCTGATCATCATCGGCCACGTGAAGGACGGCGTGGACCTGGCCGAAGAGCACAACCTGCCCCAGCCGCTGATCGACTTTATCGAACAGCATCACGGCACGACGCTGGTTGAATACTTCTTCCACGAGGCGACGAAGCTGGCGGAGAACAAACCGGACCACCGGACCGACGCCGAGGAATCGTCGTTCCGATATCCGGGGCCAAAGCCTCAGACGCGGGAGGCGGGCGTGCTGATGCTGGCGGACGCGGTGGAGGGGGCGAGCCGGACGCTGACCGATCCGACGCCGAAGCGGATCGAGACGCTGGTGCACAACATCACTCTCAAGCGGCTTTTGGACGGGCAGTTCGACGAGAGCTCGTTGAAGCTGAGCGAGATCCGGACGGTTGAGGCGTCGCTGGTGAAGTCGCTGATCGCGATCTATCACGGCCGGATCCGGTATCCGGAAGCGCGGACGGCGTAG
- a CDS encoding PhoH family protein: protein MPTLSIPLSTPEEARALFGAQDSFLRRIRESLGISIVLRGDDLVMDGDEPALERGKEILDDLRTVIRKHGFLREEDVSRVLNRVTGEVSSQSAIDLLQRAKRVQPRTKGQEEYVESIRKNDLVFCVGPAGCGKTYLAVAMAVNALRKELVRKIVLVRPAVEAGERLGFLPGDMLAKVNPFLRPLLDAMQEMLDFEQVKRYVEADIVEILPLAFMRGRTLNNTFIILDEAQNTTPTQMMMFLTRMGEGSKIVVTGDPTQTDLPPHTPSGLGDAIHRLTGIENVTTVELTGRDIVRHKLVREIVKAYEDDGKKSKKR from the coding sequence ATGCCAACACTCTCCATTCCGCTTTCCACGCCGGAAGAGGCACGGGCCCTCTTTGGTGCTCAGGATTCCTTTCTTCGCCGGATCCGCGAGTCGTTGGGGATCAGCATCGTCCTGCGCGGGGACGACCTCGTGATGGACGGCGACGAGCCAGCTCTGGAGCGAGGGAAAGAGATTCTCGACGACCTGCGGACAGTGATCCGCAAACACGGTTTCCTCCGGGAGGAAGACGTCTCCCGCGTGCTGAACCGGGTGACGGGCGAAGTTTCGTCCCAGTCGGCGATTGACCTTTTGCAGCGGGCCAAGCGGGTCCAGCCGCGAACCAAAGGGCAGGAAGAGTACGTCGAGTCGATCCGCAAGAACGACCTGGTGTTCTGTGTCGGTCCGGCGGGATGCGGCAAGACCTACCTCGCCGTGGCGATGGCGGTGAACGCTCTGCGCAAAGAACTCGTCCGCAAGATCGTCCTGGTGCGGCCGGCGGTCGAAGCGGGCGAGCGTCTGGGCTTCCTGCCGGGCGATATGCTGGCGAAGGTGAATCCGTTCCTCAGGCCGCTGCTGGACGCCATGCAGGAGATGCTCGATTTCGAGCAGGTGAAGCGGTACGTGGAGGCGGACATCGTGGAGATCCTGCCATTGGCCTTCATGCGGGGCCGGACGCTGAACAATACGTTCATCATTCTCGACGAAGCTCAGAACACGACTCCGACGCAGATGATGATGTTCCTGACGCGGATGGGGGAAGGATCGAAGATCGTGGTGACGGGCGATCCGACCCAGACCGACCTGCCTCCTCATACCCCCTCAGGGCTGGGAGACGCGATCCACCGGCTGACCGGAATCGAGAACGTGACGACGGTCGAACTGACTGGCCGCGATATCGTGCGTCACAAGCTCGTGCGTGAGATCGTGAAGGCGTACGAAGACGACGGCAAGAAATCGAAGAAGCGCTGA
- a CDS encoding Gfo/Idh/MocA family protein: METTNGALNRKLRMALVGGGQGSFIGRVHATAAILDNRAELVAGALSSNPEKAKASAPSYDIKADRAYGSIEELVAAEKKLPDDKRIDFVTVATPNHTHFPIAKAAVEAGFNVICDKPMTFDMKEAEELQKLVEKSGVVFAVSHNYTGYPLVRQVRDMVLNGELGEIQAIRSNYIQGWLRSKLEDSDQKQAKWRTDPKQSGAAGCFGDIATHAYNLGRYMTGLLPDKVSCTLKTFEKGRPLDDYGVAVIQLENGGLMTVTASQVSHGRENDAFIEVDGTKGSIQWRQEEPNVLVVRRNGEPHQLYTRNGGPYLSAISTASSRLPSGHPEAFFEAFANIYRSSYDAMVARATGQKFETKNTIYPNVYDGVEGMYFIQQCVASSKEGGAWLPLKHSSARK; encoded by the coding sequence ATGGAAACGACCAACGGCGCGCTCAATCGCAAACTTCGCATGGCCCTTGTCGGAGGCGGGCAGGGCTCGTTCATCGGACGCGTGCATGCGACAGCTGCGATCCTCGACAACCGGGCGGAGCTGGTCGCCGGCGCGCTCTCGTCCAACCCGGAAAAAGCGAAGGCGTCCGCGCCCTCATACGACATCAAGGCCGATCGCGCGTACGGTTCGATCGAAGAACTGGTCGCCGCGGAGAAGAAGCTTCCTGACGACAAGCGGATCGACTTCGTCACGGTCGCCACTCCGAATCATACGCACTTCCCGATCGCGAAGGCGGCCGTCGAAGCCGGCTTCAACGTCATCTGCGACAAGCCGATGACGTTCGACATGAAAGAGGCGGAAGAGCTGCAGAAGCTCGTCGAGAAATCGGGCGTCGTCTTCGCCGTGTCACACAACTACACCGGATATCCGCTGGTGAGACAGGTGCGGGACATGGTGCTGAACGGAGAACTGGGCGAGATCCAGGCGATCCGGTCCAACTACATCCAGGGCTGGCTGCGGTCGAAGCTGGAAGACTCCGACCAGAAGCAGGCCAAGTGGCGCACCGATCCGAAGCAGTCCGGGGCCGCGGGGTGTTTTGGTGACATTGCGACGCACGCGTACAACCTGGGCCGGTACATGACCGGCCTCTTGCCGGACAAGGTTTCCTGCACGCTGAAGACGTTCGAGAAGGGGCGTCCGCTCGATGACTATGGCGTGGCGGTGATCCAGTTGGAGAATGGCGGCCTGATGACGGTGACGGCCAGCCAGGTGTCGCATGGTCGTGAAAACGACGCCTTCATCGAAGTGGACGGCACGAAAGGTTCGATCCAGTGGCGTCAGGAGGAGCCGAACGTGCTTGTCGTTCGAAGGAACGGTGAGCCTCACCAGCTCTACACGCGAAACGGCGGGCCGTATCTGTCGGCGATTTCGACGGCGTCCTCGCGTCTGCCGAGCGGGCATCCTGAAGCGTTCTTCGAGGCCTTTGCGAACATCTATCGCTCGTCGTATGACGCGATGGTGGCCCGTGCGACGGGGCAGAAGTTTGAGACGAAGAACACGATCTATCCGAACGTGTACGACGGCGTGGAAGGGATGTACTTCATCCAGCAGTGCGTCGCCTCCAGCAAGGAAGGGGGCGCGTGGCTGCCGCTGAAGCATTCTTCGGCGAGAAAGTAA